In Sorghum bicolor cultivar BTx623 chromosome 10, Sorghum_bicolor_NCBIv3, whole genome shotgun sequence, one genomic interval encodes:
- the LOC110431145 gene encoding fibrinogen alpha-1 chain-like, translating to MAADDEELWRWSPLHSLPPPPSFLCLLLPSSSSSVSSLSGGGLAAGTAAGSGGVDAAGPDTGCGQGGVEEGARWGRGWGGGWRDGRRVEAAGTEAEGGGWRPEGGGGWRRGGWWRGV from the exons ATGGCCGCCGATGACGAAGAGCTCTGGCGGTGGAGTCCCCTCCactctcttcctcctcctccctccttcCTCTGCCTGCTCctcccttcctcttcctcttctgtCTCCTCCCTCTCGGGTGGGGGGCTGGCGGCGGGCACTGCGG CGGGGAGCGGCGGGGTGGACGCCGCCGGCCCGGACACGGGTTGCGGGCAGggtggcgtcgaggagggggcgaGGTGGGGGCGGGGTTGGGGCGGTGGGTGGCGGGACGGGAGGCGGGTGgaggccgccggcacggaggcaGAGGGCGGCGGGTGGCGGCCGGAAGGGGGCGGCGGGTGGCGGCGCGGCGGGTGGTGGCGCGGCGTGTGA